From a region of the Phycisphaerales bacterium genome:
- a CDS encoding MotA/TolQ/ExbB proton channel family protein — MPSGTLESLSSVMVRGGWVMWPLLLLSVVSVTLCIERGWFWVTLHSPGRRQRLNRLNTALRTGNRAEAERLAQRAGRSVYAMLASRLLGESASDAVAIECIEELRPAVERFMPTLSTIITAAPLLGILGTVTGLISSFELLGTSQMITDPREISGGIAEALISTAAGLIVALVTLFPYMIFKGQVERAYRRMESIIAAAQHGLTGAGGATK, encoded by the coding sequence ATGCCCAGTGGCACGCTCGAATCACTTTCGTCGGTCATGGTGCGGGGCGGCTGGGTCATGTGGCCGCTGCTGCTGCTCAGCGTCGTTTCCGTCACGTTGTGCATCGAGCGCGGCTGGTTCTGGGTCACCTTGCACAGCCCCGGCCGGCGGCAGCGGCTCAATCGCCTCAATACCGCCCTGCGCACGGGCAACCGAGCCGAGGCCGAGCGACTGGCGCAGCGGGCTGGGCGCAGCGTCTACGCCATGCTCGCGTCGCGGCTGCTGGGCGAGAGCGCCAGCGACGCGGTGGCGATCGAGTGCATCGAGGAACTGCGTCCCGCGGTCGAGCGGTTCATGCCCACGCTCTCAACGATCATCACCGCGGCGCCTCTTCTGGGGATTCTCGGCACGGTGACGGGGCTGATCAGCAGCTTTGAACTGCTCGGCACTTCGCAGATGATCACCGACCCGCGCGAGATCTCCGGCGGCATCGCCGAGGCGCTGATCTCTACGGCGGCGGGATTGATCGTCGCGCTGGTCACGCTGTTTCCGTACATGATTTTCAAGGGACAGGTGGAGCGGGCGTATCGTCGGATGGAATCCATCATCGCCGCGGCCCAGCACGGCCTGACCGGCGCGGGCGGCGCGACCAAGTGA
- a CDS encoding DedA family protein, which translates to MPDPPATLTANPGDSAAAAAVVHVPRWALHRRLYDWVLSFAHHRHSTLALFILSFTESSFFPIPPDVLLGPLCLGNRRKSMWFATVTTVASVLGAFLGYVIGYALIDLALHIPGITQERIDWLAGEFDARGEIWVFVAALTPIPFKLLTITAGFAKMNLLVFTIACIVGRSLRFFAVAGVFWAIGPRALPFIDRYFNLLCIVFTALLVGGFLVIKLLN; encoded by the coding sequence ATGCCCGATCCGCCAGCCACCCTCACTGCGAACCCGGGGGATTCCGCCGCCGCCGCCGCAGTCGTCCACGTGCCGCGCTGGGCTCTGCACCGGCGCCTCTACGACTGGGTCCTGTCGTTCGCGCACCACCGGCACTCGACACTGGCGCTGTTCATCCTGAGTTTTACCGAATCGAGCTTCTTCCCTATTCCGCCCGACGTGCTCCTCGGGCCACTGTGCCTGGGCAACCGCAGGAAGTCGATGTGGTTCGCGACGGTCACGACGGTGGCCAGCGTGCTGGGGGCGTTTCTCGGTTACGTCATCGGCTACGCGCTGATCGATCTGGCGCTGCATATTCCGGGGATCACGCAGGAGCGCATCGATTGGCTCGCGGGCGAATTCGACGCGCGCGGCGAGATCTGGGTGTTCGTCGCCGCGCTCACGCCGATCCCCTTCAAACTGCTCACCATCACCGCCGGCTTTGCGAAGATGAACCTGCTCGTGTTCACCATCGCCTGCATCGTCGGGCGCAGCCTGCGCTTCTTCGCCGTGGCCGGCGTGTTCTGGGCGATCGGCCCGCGGGCCCTGCCCTTCATCGACCGGTATTTCAACCTCCTGTGCATTGTCTTCACCGCCCTGCTGGTCGGCGGTTTCCTCGTCATCAAGTTGCTAAACTGA
- the galE gene encoding UDP-glucose 4-epimerase GalE: MNVLVTGGAGYIGSHAVKFLRRAGHEVVVVDNLSRGFRAAVTGETPLVVHELCDWRHMARILRGNAIDCVMHFAALAYVGESVDDPLRYYRNNAAHAIELLHAMRIVGVQKFVFSSTCATYGEPRPEHIPISEDCPQQPINPYGWSKYFVERVLADYSRANPDFSCAVLRYFNVAGSDREHEIGEAHDPETHLIPIILQAALGLRPHVEIFGTDYPTPDGTCIRDYIHVEDLIDAHILCMDRLQPGKRFVFNLGIGKGYSVRDIINATQRVTGKKIKVIEGPRRPGDPPRLFADPSRIRRELGWSAKITEIDDIIASAWGWYSRHPNGYAGRLD; the protein is encoded by the coding sequence ATGAACGTACTGGTGACCGGCGGGGCTGGTTACATCGGCTCGCACGCCGTCAAGTTCTTGCGCCGGGCGGGGCACGAAGTCGTGGTCGTGGACAACCTCAGCCGCGGCTTCCGCGCCGCGGTCACCGGCGAAACGCCCCTGGTCGTCCACGAACTGTGCGACTGGCGGCACATGGCCCGCATCCTGCGCGGCAACGCCATCGACTGCGTCATGCACTTTGCCGCGCTCGCATACGTCGGCGAGTCGGTCGATGATCCCCTGCGCTACTACCGCAACAATGCCGCGCACGCCATCGAACTCCTCCACGCCATGCGCATCGTCGGCGTGCAGAAGTTCGTCTTCTCGAGCACCTGCGCGACCTACGGCGAGCCGCGGCCCGAACACATCCCCATCAGCGAAGACTGCCCGCAGCAGCCCATCAATCCCTACGGCTGGTCGAAGTACTTCGTCGAGCGCGTGCTCGCCGACTACAGCCGCGCCAATCCCGACTTCTCCTGCGCCGTGCTGCGCTACTTCAACGTCGCCGGCTCCGATCGCGAGCACGAGATCGGCGAGGCGCACGACCCGGAAACGCATCTCATTCCCATCATCCTCCAGGCGGCGCTCGGTCTGCGGCCGCATGTCGAGATCTTCGGCACCGACTACCCCACGCCCGACGGCACGTGCATCCGCGATTACATCCACGTCGAAGACCTCATCGACGCGCACATCCTCTGCATGGATCGGCTCCAGCCGGGCAAGCGATTCGTCTTCAACCTGGGAATCGGCAAGGGCTACTCCGTGCGCGACATCATCAACGCAACGCAGCGCGTCACGGGAAAGAAGATCAAGGTGATCGAGGGTCCCCGGCGCCCCGGCGATCCGCCGCGGCTGTTCGCCGATCCGAGCCGCATCCGGCGAGAACTCGGATGGTCGGCCAAGATCACCGAAATCGATGACATCATCGCCTCTGCATGGGGCTGGTACTCGCGCCATCCCAACGGCTACGCCGGGCGTCTGGACTGA
- the mtnA gene encoding S-methyl-5-thioribose-1-phosphate isomerase: MKHIEWVGSATTGHLRLLDQTQLPASTEWLDCRDVQSVWQAIRRLSVRGAPAIGIAAAYGCVIGAQQREARAGFLAAAAHLATSRPTAVNLFWAIERLKASAASVADANLRTHLHTEAVAIHEEDRAACRAIGEHGLNLLRELTGDRLHLLTHCNAGALATGGIGTATAPMYRAAELGLPITVLADETRPLLQGSRLTAWELGQAGIDVSIITDSTAATAMAQKRITAVITGADRIAANGDAANKIGTYGVAVLARHHGIPFVVAAPTSTIDLNCPSGADIPIEHRAADEVTEGFGRRTAPHEARVFSPAFDVTPAELITAIVTERGVIRPVDRTGIAAQFG, from the coding sequence GTGAAACATATCGAGTGGGTCGGAAGCGCCACTACTGGCCACCTCCGCCTGCTCGACCAGACCCAACTGCCGGCGAGCACCGAGTGGCTCGACTGCCGCGATGTGCAGAGCGTCTGGCAGGCGATCCGGCGCCTGAGCGTGCGCGGCGCGCCGGCGATTGGCATCGCCGCGGCGTACGGCTGCGTGATCGGCGCGCAGCAGCGCGAAGCCCGCGCGGGCTTCCTTGCCGCCGCCGCGCATCTCGCCACCAGCCGCCCCACTGCGGTCAATCTCTTCTGGGCCATCGAGCGCCTCAAGGCATCCGCCGCCAGTGTCGCCGACGCAAACCTGCGCACGCATCTGCATACCGAAGCGGTGGCGATACACGAAGAAGACCGCGCCGCCTGCCGCGCCATCGGCGAGCACGGCCTGAACCTGCTGCGGGAACTCACGGGCGACCGCCTCCACCTGCTCACCCACTGCAACGCGGGCGCGCTGGCCACGGGCGGCATCGGCACGGCCACCGCGCCGATGTACCGCGCTGCCGAACTCGGCCTGCCCATTACGGTGCTCGCCGACGAGACGCGGCCGCTGTTGCAGGGCTCGCGACTCACGGCATGGGAACTCGGCCAGGCCGGGATCGACGTTTCGATCATCACCGACTCAACCGCCGCCACGGCCATGGCCCAGAAGCGCATCACCGCTGTCATTACCGGCGCCGATCGCATCGCCGCCAACGGAGACGCCGCCAACAAGATCGGCACCTACGGCGTGGCCGTGCTCGCGCGGCACCACGGCATCCCGTTCGTCGTCGCCGCGCCCACCAGCACGATCGATCTCAATTGCCCCAGCGGCGCCGACATCCCTATCGAACATCGCGCCGCCGACGAGGTCACCGAAGGCTTCGGCCGCCGCACGGCGCCGCATGAGGCCCGCGTCTTCAGCCCCGCGTTCGATGTCACGCCGGCCGAACTCATCACCGCGATTGTGACCGAGCGCGGCGTGATCCGGCCGGTCGACCGAACGGGTATCGCCGCACAGTTCGGCTAA